The DNA window CCGCCGCCATGGCCTTCGTCAACCAGGTCGCCACCCTCGCCGAGTCCGCCAACCACCACCCCGACATTGACATTCGCTACAACAAAGTCCGCCTCGCCCTTGTCTCCCACGACTCCGGCGGCATCACCAGACGCGACATCAAGTTTGCAACCTCCATGAACGAAGCCTTTC is part of the Granulicella aggregans genome and encodes:
- a CDS encoding 4a-hydroxytetrahydrobiopterin dehydratase, with product MPKLTQTEITAALQTLPGWQLSEEKLIHDYNFPDFAAAMAFVNQVATLAESANHHPDIDIRYNKVRLALVSHDSGGITRRDIKFATSMNEAFPPQREG